A genomic window from Zalophus californianus isolate mZalCal1 chromosome 13, mZalCal1.pri.v2, whole genome shotgun sequence includes:
- the LOC113934024 gene encoding uncharacterized protein LOC113934024 has protein sequence MPSRPLAASVSHVFIGIPVGAGQELKLSKHSESPASLWPGLGQDPVLAHGRQAVTGVTSGLEHSAARPHFCFLLFVVLLPAACGPSKLCARWSVRENKPSGLKPENHLFLQQNPAGTKERTGAGPGGAWRWRRGPAGAGGAGGTVAHVLMAASTAWIERLWVRGWGCGCRSWGWNRRCSGQTAGRTAKEQRAPRPSACKSHGTRCFSAQDAEEG, from the exons ATGCCAAGCCGCCCGctggctgcctcagtttcccatgtGTTCATCGGGATCCCAGTGGGAGCAGGCCAAGAG CTCAAGCTCAGCAAACACTCGGAATCCCCAGCCTCCTTGTGGCCAGGCCTGGGTCAGGACCCGGTTTTGGCCCATGGCCGGCAGGCAGTGACCGGTGTCACTTCTGGGCTGGAGCACAGTGCAGCCAGGCCCCACTTCTGCTTCCTCCTGTTTGTGGTGCTGCTGCCGGCAGCCTGCGGCCCCAGCAAGCTGTGTGCAAGGTGGAGCGTGCGTGAGAATAAGCCTTCGGGGCTGAAGCCTGAAAACCATTTGTTCCTGCAGCAGAACCCGGCTGGTACCAAGGAGAGGACTGGTGCCGGACCTGGGGGTGCGTGGCGCTGGCGTCGGGGTCCGGCAGGAGCAGGTGGAGCTGGAGGGACGGTGGCCCACGTGCTGATGGCGGCAAGCACGGCCTGGATTGAGCGGCtctgggtgaggggatggggatgCGGGTGCCGGAGTTGGGGCTGGAACCGGCGGTGCAGTGGCCAGACGGCGGGCCGGACGGCAAAGGAGCAGAGGGCGCCCAGACCATCTGCCTGCAAGTCTCACGGGACCAGGTGTTTCTCAGCTCAAGACGCCGAGGAGGGGTGA